One Anastrepha obliqua isolate idAnaObli1 chromosome 6, idAnaObli1_1.0, whole genome shotgun sequence DNA window includes the following coding sequences:
- the LOC129250194 gene encoding calcium-dependent secretion activator-like gives MTERIGEELFNELYADSLSDCPSDFEINYSDSEKHNSQSHQKHLYRTANQQYRIHNEVIKSCLYPALADVASDAGGAMNCISGVSYIACNLTMTSAHIRKITTTNTKSNINQFSNRTLAPNSSGISQETLNQSVGSSRANSLPRPISPSPSVVSDKNDGDVHEKHGREEEDRKRRIQLYVFVSRCISYPFNAKQPTDMTKRLPKIAKQQLETIVVRFQAFLKGETQIMADEAFHNAVQSYHDVFLKSDRVQKMVQSGACSQHDFREVFRNNIEKRVR, from the exons ATGACGGAACGTATCGGCGAAgaactttttaatgaattataCGCGGATAGTTTATCTGATTGTCCGAGTGATTTCGAAATAAATTATAGTGATTCTGAAA AACACAATAGTCAATCACACCAAAAGCATTTGTATCGTACTGCTAATCAACAGTATCGTATACataatgaagtaattaaaaGTTGTCTGTATCCTGCCTTAGCTGATGTTGCTAGTGATGCTGGTGGTGCAATGAATTGCATTTCTGGTGTTAGTTACATTGCTTGCAATTTGACTATGACAAGTGCACATATTCGTAAAATCACTACTACAAATACTAAAAGTAATATTAATCAATTTTCAAATCGAACTTTGGCACCAAATTCCAGTGGTATATCACAAGAGACGCTCAACCAAAGCGTTGGCTCATCACGGGCGAATTCTCTACCTCGACCAATATCGCCGTCACCGTCCGTTGTGAGCGATAAAAATGATGGAGATGTACAT GAGAAGCATGGACGTGAGGAAGAAGATCGAAAACGGCGTATACAATTGTACGTTTTCGTTTCACGTTGCATATCGTATCCGTTCAATGCTAAACAACCGACGGATATGACCAAACGGCTGCCGAAAATTGCCAAGCAACAACTGGAGACGATTGTTGTGCGATTCCAA gctTTCTTGAAAGGTGAGACGCAAATAATGGCTGATGAAGCATTCCACAATGCTGTACAAAGCTATCACGATGTTTTCCTGAAATCGGACCGTGTACAAAAAATGGTGCAGTCTGGAGCCTGCTCGCAGCATGATTTCCGAGAGGTTTTTCGTAACAACATTGAGAAACGTGTAAGGTAA